The DNA sequence CAGCATCTGCCATCGAGGAGTCGGACTCGCTCCGGAAGAGGTCTGTGGATATGCGGCAGCTCGACCCTGAGCAGGCGGAGGCCCTGTGGATAGAGTCCGAGGAGCTCAGGACAAAGGCCAGGGAGCTCATGCGCGAGTCGGTGGAGCTGCGCATAAAGGCAGCTGACATAAAGCACCGCTTAGATATACACGAGCAGATAGAGTCGATCCCGGATAGGGCGGAGAAGCTCTGGAGGAAGGCTGTGAGGGGTTAGCGTGTGAGACGCAGGGCAGCAGGTGGAGGTCTTTCGGTCAGGATTGCTCTTATCAGTCTGATTTTGCGCAGAGATACCGACCTCCCCACTATGCGCTCCTGAGGAACGAATGCGCGCTTCCAACGAACCAGATGCCTGTCCTACAAGTTGGCGAACAGGTAAGAGCGAGTCTGATTTCACCCGATTTTCGTGCTCTCTGATCGGCTTGGATCGAGAACTCATCACGCTGCAGAGCTAAGAGATCCAGGTCTTCAGCCCATCAGGAGAGTATATAATTTAAGAGGACGTCTCTGTTATCATGGCTGAACTGAAAGAGGCCATGTTTTACGATAGGCTTGAGGGTGGCGATGTAAGATGCAACCTCTGCAACCACAGCTGCAGGATTCATCCTGGTCGCAGGGGCATCTGCGGTGTCAGGGAGAACATCGACGGGACCCTCTACTCGCTAGTTTACGGCAAAATCGTCGCTGAGCATGTCGATCCTGTGGAGAAGAAGCCTCTGTTTCACTTCCAGCCGGGCAGCAGGAGCTACTCGATCGCCACGGTCGGCTGCAATTTCAGGTGCAGGCACTGCCAGAACGCTGATATCTCCCAGATGCCCGTGGACCGGGGCATGATCATCGGCAGTGAGAGGGCTCCTGAGGATATCGTCGCGGAGGCCCTGGAGTCTGGAGTTCAATCTATATCCTACACGTACACAGAGCCGACGATATTCTTCGAGTTCGCGCTCGATACAGCTGTCGAGGCGAAGAAGTTCGGCCTCAAGAACAACTTCGTCAGCAACGGCTACATGTCAGAGGAGGCTGCAAGGGCGATCGCGCCGTATCTGGACGCGATCAACATCGATCTGAAGGGCGACGACGAGTTCTACAGAAAGATATGCAGCGCGAGGGTTGATCCGGTGAAGAGAAACATAGAGCTCTTCCCGAAGCTCGGGGTGTGGACAGAGGTCACGACTCTTGTGATTCCCGGCTATAACGACTCCGATGAGCAGCTCAGGGAGATAGCGGAGTTCCTCGCAGGCGTGAGCGTAGATATTCCATGGCATGTCTCCGCCTTCCATCCAACATACAGGCTCAGAGATGCTCCGCCAACGAGCGCTGCAACAATCCGCAGAGCCATGGGCATAGGCAGAGAGGCAGGCATCCGGTACATCTACGCGGGGAACATCCCTGGCGAGGGGGAGAACACGCACTGCCACAGCTGCGGCGAGCTTCTTGTCGAGCGATTCGCATACCGCGTGACTCTCAACAGCATTGTTGATGGCAGATGCCCGAGGTGCAGGACGCAGATCCCGGGAGTCTGGTGAGCTGATGCAGG is a window from the Methanothrix sp. genome containing:
- the amrS gene encoding AmmeMemoRadiSam system radical SAM enzyme — encoded protein: MKEAMFYDRLEGGDVRCNLCNHSCRIHPGRRGICGVRENIDGTLYSLVYGKIVAEHVDPVEKKPLFHFQPGSRSYSIATVGCNFRCRHCQNADISQMPVDRGMIIGSERAPEDIVAEALESGVQSISYTYTEPTIFFEFALDTAVEAKKFGLKNNFVSNGYMSEEAARAIAPYLDAINIDLKGDDEFYRKICSARVDPVKRNIELFPKLGVWTEVTTLVIPGYNDSDEQLREIAEFLAGVSVDIPWHVSAFHPTYRLRDAPPTSAATIRRAMGIGREAGIRYIYAGNIPGEGENTHCHSCGELLVERFAYRVTLNSIVDGRCPRCRTQIPGVW